A region from the Corylus avellana chromosome ca7, CavTom2PMs-1.0 genome encodes:
- the LOC132188779 gene encoding uncharacterized protein LOC132188779 produces MEAKSICLKLFIDKKGRRVLFAEANKDFVNFLFTIFTLPVGAVTSLLKEGGGMVGSLPSLYKSIENMRVTRIFQPDESKRFLLEPMVFMPGAKGPFLLPNVCSTLRQFYRCPRISKGCDTLVADDNSSVCPKCNSKMNQIVTFIDPPGRESQGYLEGAYMVMDDLEVKALSTSALVTLASRFNVEEKGGIEEKVVDLGMNEGVKLLKACLQSKTVLTDVFLPADKSVVKVGSAWGTLNPVWETWNPV; encoded by the exons ATGGAAGCAAAAAGTATATGTCTGAAGCTTTTCATAGACAAGAAGGGCCGACGGGTGCTGTTTGCTGAAGCAAACAAAGACTTTGTTAATTTCCTCTTTACCATTTTCACTCTGCCCGTCGGAGCTGTTACGAGTCTCCTAAAAGAGGGAGGCGGCATGGTAGGCAGCTTGCCAAGCCTATACAAGAGCATTGAAAATATGAGAGTTACTCGCATATTCCAACCAGATGAAAGCAAGCGCTTTCTGTTGGAACCCATGGTATTCATGCCTGGTGCTAAAGGCCCTTTCTTATTGCCAAACGTTTGCTCAACACTCCGTCAATTCTATAGGTGTCCGCGCATCTCCAAGGGTTGTGATACTTTGGTGGCTGATGACAATAGCTCAGTTTGTCCCAAGTGCAATTCTAAGATGAACCAGATCGTAACATTCATAGACCCACCGGGTAGGGAATCCCAAGGTTACCTGGAAGGGGCATACATGGTAATGGATGATCTGGAGGTGAAAGCCCTGTCCACCAGCGCTCTTGTCACTCTGGCCAGCAGGTTTAACGTCGAGGAAAAAGGGGGTATTGAGGAGAAAGTGGTCGATTTGGGCATGAATGAG ggTGTTAAGTTGCTCAAGGCTTGTCTACAATCGAAAACAGTATTGACTGATGTTTTCCTCCCGGCGGACAAAAGTGTTGTGAAAGTTGGTTCAGCATGGGGAACGCTGAATCCTGTATGGGAAACATGGAATCCTGTATGA
- the LOC132188076 gene encoding uncharacterized protein LOC132188076, translating to MVAKKVSLKLFMIEKGSQRRVLFAEADKEFVDFLFSIFTLPVGTVTRLLKEGSGMVGSLPTLYRSIENMSFNHIQPAKDKSFLLEPKVFMPGVKIPLLLPNVASTFRQLYNSDDDNTKCYSCGARKNALATFTDPPSATRAFSTSEEGYVRGTITYMVMDDLDVKISSASSFATLLTQFDVNDIRVIEEKVVDVGMDEGVKLLRTSLQSKTVLTDVFLSAEIIQTEVSIKEEEHVEI from the exons ATGGTAGCAAAAAAAGTAAGCCTGAAGCTCTTCATGATAGAGAAGGGGAGCCAACGACGGGTGCTGTTTGCTGAAGCAGACAAGGAGTTTGTTGATTTCCTATTTAGCATTTTCACTCTGCCGGTCGGAACTGTCACGAGGCTTCTGAAAGAGGGAAGTGGCATGGTAGGCAGCTTGCCAACCCTCTACAGAAGCATTGAAAATATGAGTTTTAATCACATTCAACCAGCCAAAGACAAAAGCTTCCTGTTAGAACCAAAAGTATTCATGCCTGGTGTTAAAATCCCTCTCCTATTGCCCAACGTTGCCTCAACATTCCGTCAATTGTATAACT CTGATGACGATAACACAAAATGTTATTCGTGCGGAGCTAGAAAGAACGCGTTGGCAACATTCACAGACCCCCCAAGCGCAACAAGGGCATTCTCCACTAGTGAGGAAGGTTACGTGAGAGGGACGATTACATACATGGTGATGGATGATCTAGACGTGAAGATCTCTTCCGCCAGCTCTTTTGCCACTTTGCTTACCCAATTTGATGTCAACGATATACGGGTTATTGAGGAGAAAGTGGTCGATGTGGGCATggatgag GGTGTGAAATTGCTCCGAACTTCTTTGCAATCAAAGACTGTTTTGACTGACGTGTTCCTTTCGGCAGAGATTATTCAAACTGAGGTCTCAATTAAGGAGGAGGAACATGTTGAAATATGA
- the LOC132186673 gene encoding uncharacterized protein LOC132186673 has translation MAATKVSLKLLIDKKSQRVLFAEADKEFVDFLFSIFTLPVGVVTRLLKDGGGMVGCLPSLYRSIENLSTTYIRPDKDKCFVLEPKVIMPGAKVPLLLPNLGSTFRQLYSCPNYASKYYVTLDCARSTYVAYDQKTVCPKCDHFTERMVTLLDPPRAIKASSASEEGYVIGTVKYMVMDDMEVKALCATSLVTLLSQFDVKDIEEKVVDFGMDEGVKLLQASLHSHTAFTDVFLPTEIIKIDDSIKNDG, from the exons ATGGCAGCCACAAAGGTAAGCCTGAAGCTTTTGATAGATAAAAAGAGCCAACGGGTGCTCTTCGCTGAAGCAGACAAGGAATTTGTCGATTTTCTCTTCAGCATTTTCACTCTGCCGGTCGGAGTTGTCACCAGGCTTCTGAAAGACGGAGGCGGCATGGTAGGCTGCTTGCCAAGCCTCTACCGGAGCATTGAAAATCTGAGTACTACTTACATCCGACCAGACAAAGACAAATGCTTTGTTCTAGAACCCAAAGTAATCATGCCCGGTGCTAAAGTCCCTCTCCTACTGCCAAACCTTGGGTCAACATTCCGTCAATTGTATAGCTGTCCGAACTATGCTTCCAAATATTACGTAACACTTGATTGCGCTCGTAGCACTTACGTGGCTTACGATCAAAAAACAGTTTGTCCTAAGTGCGACCATTTCACCGAACGGATGGTAACACTCTTAGACCCGCCAAGAGCAATCAAGGCATCCTCCGCTAGCGAGGAAGGTTATGTGATAGGGACGGTTAAATACATGGTGATGGATGATATGGAGGTGAAGGCCTTGTGTGCCACCTCTCTTGTCACTCTGCTTTCCCAGTTTGATGTGAAGGATATCGAGGAGAAAGTGGTCGATTTCGGCATGGATGAG GGTGTGAAATTGCTCCAAGCTTCTCTACATTCACATACTGCTTTCACCGATGTATTTCTTCCGACAGAGATCATTAAAATTGACGACTCAATTAAGAATGATGGATAA
- the LOC132188527 gene encoding uncharacterized protein LOC132188527: MAGTKVTLKLLIDTKRHRVLFAEADKQFVDFLFSIFTLPVGTVTRLLQKKNMAGCLHSLYESIENLSDIYIQPDQDKDFLLNPKIAISGAQVPLLLPRVENSDTDRKFYRCSGYNNCNYVANDPRANCPSCRNPMTTEQSYVEHSCTDMKFYRCGSCSNSCKSVANDPRAHCPRCRNPMTREVNYVEYPPRDINKNKAASSSSEGGYVKGLITYMVMDNLDVKPMSTISAISLLSKFNVTDVGAVEEKVVNFGMDEGVKLLVASLQSKTVLTDVFLPKDRIYTVNE; encoded by the exons ATGGCAGGAACGAAGGTAACCCTGAAGCTTTTGATAGACACAAAGCGCCATCGAGTCCTCTTCGCGGAAGCAGACAAGCAATTTGTTGATTTCCTCTTTAGCATTTTTACTCTGCCGGTCGGGACTGTCACCAGGCTCTTACAGAAGAAAAACATGGCAGGCTGCTTGCATAGCCTGTACGAGAGCATAGAGAATTTGAGCGATATTTACATTCAGCCAGACCAAGACAAAGACTTTCTGCTAAACCCAAAAATAGCCATTTCTGGTGCTCAAGTCCCTCTCCTCTTGCCACGCGTTGAGAACTCAGACACAGACAGGAAATTTTACAGGTGTAGCGGCTACAACAACTGCAATTACGTGGCTAATGACCCCAGAGCAAATTGTCCTTCGTGCAGGAATCCAATGACCACCGAGCAAAGTTACGTTGAGCACTCATGCACAGACATGAAATTTTATAGGTGTGGCAGCTGCAGCAATAGCTGTAAGTCCGTAGCTAATGACCCTAGAGCACATTGTCCTAGGTGCAGGAATCCAATGACCCGAGAGGTAAATTACGTAGAGTACCCACCAAGGGATATCAACAAGAACAAGGCAGCCTCCTCCTCTAGTGAGGGAGGTTACGTGAAAGGGTTGATTACTTACATGGTTATGGATAATCTTGACGTCAAGCCCATGTCCACCATCTCTGCTATCTCTCTACTTAGCAAATTTAATGTCACTGACGTAGGGGCTGTTGAGGAGAAGGTGGTAAATTTCGGCATGGATGAG GGTGTGAAATTGCTCGTGGCTTCTTTGCAATCGAAGACTGTTCTGACTGATGTCTTTTTGCCGAAGGATCGGATCTATACTGTTAATGAGTAA